A stretch of Flavobacterium sp. N1994 DNA encodes these proteins:
- a CDS encoding SRPBCC family protein produces MSNNLLFDFTFDKEEKKVFITKEFNAPLQLVWDAFTKHEILDQWWAPKPWISKTKVMDFIVGGRRFYAMVSPEGQEHWSLQQFTSISPKTNFKYLNAFADKDENPELPGSEWDLNFSEQNGITKVSIVIYNESRERMEKMIEMGFQGGFTMTLTYLEELLATLS; encoded by the coding sequence ATGAGCAACAATTTACTATTCGACTTTACCTTTGATAAAGAAGAAAAAAAAGTATTCATCACCAAAGAATTTAACGCACCACTACAATTAGTTTGGGACGCCTTTACAAAACATGAAATCCTTGACCAATGGTGGGCCCCTAAACCATGGATTTCTAAAACTAAAGTTATGGATTTCATTGTTGGCGGACGCCGCTTTTACGCCATGGTAAGCCCTGAAGGACAGGAACATTGGTCGCTTCAACAGTTTACATCCATTTCTCCAAAAACAAATTTTAAATACTTGAATGCTTTTGCTGACAAAGACGAAAACCCTGAATTACCGGGTTCCGAATGGGATTTGAACTTCAGCGAACAAAACGGAATCACAAAAGTCAGTATTGTCATTTATAATGAATCGCGAGAACGTATGGAAAAAATGATCGAAATGGGCTTCCAAGGTGGATTCACCATGACACTAACCTATTTGGAAGAACTTTTAGCAACGTTATCTTAA
- a CDS encoding ArsR/SmtB family transcription factor produces MRRDIFQAIADPTRREIIALIAVQALTPNAIADNFHTSRQAISKHLRVLTECELVRQEQQGREIYYSLQIEKMKEIDSWLTQFRKIWEDRFNQLDQVLATLKKETK; encoded by the coding sequence ATTAGAAGAGACATTTTTCAAGCCATTGCCGACCCAACCAGAAGAGAAATAATCGCACTAATAGCAGTACAAGCTTTAACGCCCAATGCCATTGCCGATAATTTCCATACTTCGCGACAAGCGATTTCCAAACACCTTCGGGTGCTTACAGAATGTGAATTGGTAAGACAAGAACAACAAGGCCGAGAAATCTACTACTCCCTCCAAATCGAAAAAATGAAAGAAATCGATAGTTGGTTAACCCAATTCAGAAAAATTTGGGAAGACCGCTTCAATCAACTAGACCAAGTATTAGCAACCCTTAAAAAAGAAACCAAATGA
- a CDS encoding SPFH domain-containing protein gives MDGILSYWWIIVLVLSIILYKFVLRVFFGMVIVPEDKIGLVTKKFVLFGADKSLPDGRIIATKGEAGYQAQTLAPGLYWMKWIWQYSIDMTSFTIIPEGKIGLVLSKDGKEIPTGRILARKVDSDNFQDATAFLNNGGQKGRQSAFITTGSYRINTFLFEIVEVDQVKIYENMIGIVTALDGEPIPQGQIAGKNVEGHNNFQDFDAFLEKGGNRGLQPQVMLAGSYYINTWAIQIEQNPMTDVPIGYVGVVISYIGEDGQDVTGDQFKHGNIVSKGQRGVWMEPLGPGKYALNKYTTKLEPVPTTNLVLNWADARSEAHNLDNNLCTITVRSKDGFPFNLDVSQIIHVPANEAPKVIARFGSMTNLVSQVLEPTIGNYFRNSAQESDVISFLSTRKERQESAKNHIKVVLDEYNVNAVDTLIGDIVPPDSLMKTLTDRKIAEEEQKTYQTQRMAQEQRQGMEKETAIADMQKEIVRASQSVEIAQRTADATVKKAEGDATSLKLNVNAEAEATKMRANAEAEATKARAGAQAEATKLNASAEAEKISKTGLAEAEKIMAIGKSTAEAYELQVSAMGGDNFTKYKITEEIGKGNIKVIPDVLITGNNGSEGGISGLLGMKLMEMMDTKKENETPKKK, from the coding sequence ATGGATGGAATTTTATCTTATTGGTGGATAATCGTTTTAGTATTATCTATTATTCTTTACAAATTTGTTTTACGTGTATTCTTTGGAATGGTAATAGTTCCCGAAGATAAAATTGGTTTAGTAACCAAAAAATTCGTACTTTTCGGAGCCGACAAATCATTACCCGATGGACGAATCATTGCCACCAAAGGAGAAGCGGGGTATCAAGCGCAAACATTAGCTCCAGGACTATATTGGATGAAATGGATTTGGCAATATTCTATTGATATGACTTCCTTTACCATTATCCCAGAAGGAAAAATTGGACTGGTATTAAGTAAAGACGGAAAAGAAATCCCAACAGGACGAATATTAGCTCGTAAAGTCGATAGCGATAACTTTCAAGATGCTACTGCTTTCTTAAACAATGGAGGACAAAAAGGTCGTCAATCTGCCTTCATAACAACAGGTTCTTACCGTATTAATACCTTTCTTTTCGAAATTGTTGAAGTTGATCAGGTAAAAATCTATGAAAATATGATTGGTATCGTTACCGCTCTTGATGGGGAACCCATTCCTCAAGGACAAATTGCTGGGAAAAATGTAGAAGGACATAATAATTTTCAAGACTTTGACGCCTTTCTAGAAAAAGGAGGTAATCGTGGTTTACAACCTCAAGTGATGTTAGCTGGTTCTTATTACATCAACACATGGGCCATCCAAATCGAACAAAACCCAATGACCGATGTGCCCATTGGTTATGTTGGTGTAGTAATATCATACATTGGTGAAGATGGTCAAGACGTTACTGGTGATCAATTCAAACATGGTAATATTGTATCCAAAGGACAACGTGGTGTTTGGATGGAACCCCTAGGTCCAGGTAAATATGCTTTAAATAAATATACTACCAAATTGGAACCTGTTCCAACAACTAACCTAGTATTAAACTGGGCAGATGCTCGTAGCGAAGCCCATAATTTAGACAATAACTTATGTACCATTACGGTGCGTTCAAAAGATGGTTTCCCTTTCAATCTTGATGTATCTCAAATTATACATGTCCCTGCCAACGAAGCTCCTAAAGTAATAGCCCGTTTTGGTAGTATGACTAACCTAGTATCACAAGTGTTAGAACCAACAATTGGTAACTATTTCCGTAACTCAGCGCAAGAAAGCGATGTTATCTCTTTCTTGAGTACTCGTAAAGAACGTCAAGAATCGGCTAAAAATCATATCAAAGTGGTGCTAGACGAATACAATGTTAATGCTGTAGATACGCTAATTGGAGATATCGTTCCCCCCGATTCATTAATGAAAACCTTAACCGACAGAAAGATTGCCGAAGAAGAACAAAAAACTTATCAAACCCAAAGAATGGCTCAAGAGCAACGTCAGGGTATGGAAAAAGAAACGGCGATTGCGGATATGCAAAAAGAAATCGTTCGAGCTTCTCAAAGTGTTGAAATTGCGCAACGTACTGCCGACGCCACCGTTAAGAAAGCCGAAGGGGATGCTACTAGTTTAAAACTAAACGTAAACGCCGAAGCCGAAGCAACAAAAATGCGTGCCAATGCCGAAGCCGAAGCTACTAAAGCAAGAGCCGGTGCTCAAGCAGAAGCCACTAAATTAAATGCAAGTGCGGAAGCAGAAAAAATATCCAAAACTGGTTTAGCTGAAGCTGAGAAAATCATGGCTATCGGTAAATCAACAGCAGAAGCTTATGAATTGCAAGTATCCGCAATGGGTGGAGATAACTTTACCAAATACAAAATCACAGAAGAAATTGGTAAAGGCAACATCAAAGTAATTCCTGATGTACTAATCACCGGCAACAACGGATCAGAAGGTGGAATCAGTGGTTTACTAGGGATGAAACTAATGGAAATGATGGACACCAAAAAGGAAAACGAAACTCCTAAGAAAAAGTAA